The nucleotide window TTACCTCTGACTAAATGATCCCTTGTATGTTTGGTGTTGAGTAAAAATTTGAAATTGCATTATGCCAAAAAATCATCTTGACAAAAAGCTCGTCCTGACTGTAACCCTGCCACTAATGCCATCCATGTCCACAGCTGCAGAAGGAGTTGGACATAAACCTTCGATTGTCTTTGCAAACTTCTGTAGAGAagccaaagaaaacaaaaaagacaaccAAGGTACTCTCCTCACTGATAATGCTAATTAACACATGATGcatgttgttgaaggaggacaTGTTTGTTTGCATACACTGGTCATCACaagttgttctttattacagAAAACACCTAGACACAACGAGCTGGCATCACCACGGCACACAAAAATGCCCTTTGTGGCAGGAACCGTAAGTCTGATCTGATCTATAAAAAAGGATACTTTTTAGATGGTTcttgtttaattttaaattccATTCGCTTGATTTTGATTACCTCTACATCATTCACAGTCAACAAGCCCAAGCCATTCAGTCCACGCAAACGTGCAGAGTATACTCCACATGATGAAGCACCATCAGCCCCAGCTGTGTGACCGAGTAAGCTCGCTGCATACATCTAGTGTTGGTGTCAAGAAAAGCCTCCAAAAGCACTTCACTGCTTCTATCAGCACCTCTCAGAAGCCTGGCAAGGAGCCCCAACAAGCTGATCAGCCGCTGGGCTCGCTGTCTGACCTGCTGCTGGCTCTGCAGGATGAGCTGGGACAGATGAGCTTGTGAgtaccctctttttttttatttattctgttttatttttacacattagtaatctgtttttgtttttgtctttttggaaGTGAGCATCAAGAGCTGATGAGTCAGATAGATGCTGCTAAAAGTCGTGAGCAGAGGCAGGATCTGGAGGGAGAGCTGGAGAGGTTGGTGGCAAGGATGGAGGAGAAGGGAGTTCAGATTACTAAGCTTCGCAGCCACCAGAAGATGGTATGTAAAAAATCACTTCTCCAGGGACACACCTTTCACAATGTTTTTACAACTGCAGACATTCTAAGCTCAATAAGGAATTTAGATTTGTAGACATTTTGAATGCATCCAGAATTTTGTTTCTCAGATAGTAAGTGTCTTAATGCTTTCTGCCCCCCGTGCACAGGTCCATAAATTGACCAAGAGTCAGCCAGAAACTGATGAAAACACCACCAAGAAGCAGAGTGGTATCAAACCACCTGCGCCTTCACCTGTGAAGTCAaaacagaaaggaaagaagagtggGGCCACTCACAACAACCTACAGCTCCTCAGAGAGACACAAAAGTTGAGAAACAGTCTCAAACAAGACGACCTCTCATGGGAAACATGAGGTTCTTCTCAGAAAGAGATTTGTGTCCTGCCTGATACTACAGCTGGTTGATCCACAAGACTCCCCCTTGGTTTCTTACAGCGTGTTGTCCCCTTGTCTTGAAATAGCTTCTAGGACATTTGAAGTAAGAAATAAAAGGAGGGTATGAATGTTCTACACAGGACCTGATAATGTGTTACTCACCAAACCTATCAAAGGATGAGTAATGTATTAAATTCTGCACATGCACAATCAGATGTAGAGGGTGTGTAGTTTATGAACTATAATCTCAAATGAAGCTTGAgttatctattttaattattacaGATTTAATAAAGCTTTTCTTGTTCACATTTTGCTTCTTTGCTCacatgaggtggttcgggcatctgataaggatgcctccaggacgcctccctttagaggtgttccaggCATGTCCAACTGGAAGAAGGCCCCAGAGTAGACCCAGAACAGAACCCGGTGGAGGgattatcaaatcaaatcaaatcaactttatttatatagcactttacacacaacacagttgatccaaagtgctttacaacataagatgaggaaaacaaagagaaaataaaaaataaaaaacacacaaacagagggagagagagggaaagaagagtggtaagagagcaatataattaaaaaggacattaacagtaataataacaactgtaatgacaagaaatacaattaacagtgcagtgagtatctgagccagtgtggttaggtgcagttaaaagctaatgaataaaagtgtgttttaagacgacttttaaaagtctcgacCGAGGGGGAGAACCGAATGGTGGGGGGAAGagaattccacagttttggggcacagatggAGAAGGCCCCGTCCCCATTATATCTCCCggctggtctgggatcgcctcgggattccccaggaggagctggaaagtgttgctggggagagggatgtctagatcaatttgcttggactgctacccccgcgaccagACCCCAGATAAgcagaaaatggatggatggctcaaatgtatttttcaatTCTGAAAGTTATTCAGACCTCTTACCTTGAGCCACTAGGTGGCAGTGCTTACCCTTTATCCATTTAAAACATGAAGGCTTTACTCCTGACACAGTTGTATCTTCAAATATAAGACATAACTTTctaaaataataactttataaaCTTTCTGTCCCTAACAGTGTACAATAGAGATGCTTCAAATGCTTTGTGAACTCTCTCCCAGCAGCTGGCCGGACAGCTGAGTAAATGCAGCCCTGACCACAGGACAAACGGATGTGGTTTGTAACACTGTTCACAAGAGGGAGGACCTTCTTTTTGGacacaggattttttttccccatttcaCATGGCCAAAACAGCTCCTTTCTCTGAAATTCAACCACGAAAGCTATCATTCATCCTCATTGTTTTCTGGTTGGATGGAAGCAGGACACATTTTTGTGGCATGGCCGGGGCTTTAACATTTGCTCTGTTAATTTGAGTCAGCCACCTTTTTATGAGATGAACAAACCACATGTGAAGCTGCCTCATAACATTCCTCCATTATCTCTGCATTATCTCTGCCTGAGTCAACATTTTTGTAATCTGGTGTCGTCTTTTATAAccaagagctttttttttttttaaaacctcctCCGTCACAACTTGTACCACAATAATTAGAAACtgctgaaataataaaataacatatctgACTGTCCTTTTCCATGGTTCTGGGTCATGAGAGAACAGAACAGCTTATTGTTTCATCTTGCCATCATTGCTCAGC belongs to Notolabrus celidotus isolate fNotCel1 chromosome 13, fNotCel1.pri, whole genome shotgun sequence and includes:
- the cep57l1 gene encoding centrosomal protein CEP57L1; the encoded protein is METHLDQILDSPSKNSYIGSYYRPPDRILPIPRQLDLTAHSSISMDPNMTSPRLSQAKPNADSRAVVEALKTLQEKIRRLEQERMHAEKSYKEYSHNAPKQQQATSSYTVLSQPAASLADTDNSGRKEVDPRVQSAEARCKVLEKQLDYMKKMVENAKKERNVLMEDQATLQSQQPSSSNRRSQREKLEKLESECLKLSRTQTLAEMKLSILEQKLLKEEHERKLVQEKADELQKELDINLRLSLQTSVEKPKKTKKTTKKTPRHNELASPRHTKMPFVAGTSTSPSHSVHANVQSILHMMKHHQPQLCDRVSSLHTSSVGVKKSLQKHFTASISTSQKPGKEPQQADQPLGSLSDLLLALQDELGQMSFEHQELMSQIDAAKSREQRQDLEGELERLVARMEEKGVQITKLRSHQKMVHKLTKSQPETDENTTKKQSGIKPPAPSPVKSKQKGKKSGATHNNLQLLRETQKLRNSLKQDDLSWET